The following are from one region of the Halorussus rarus genome:
- a CDS encoding PAS domain S-box protein, which produces MNGPYRYGKAPLSLARVPFAAATGSTGDAVADGGVEGEHFRALAEELADAVLVVDTDSVVHYANPAVEDLFGYAPEELVGEQLTELMPPDLAERHREGIRRYLREDERHVDWRYVELTGERRDGTEIPLGVSFSEFAADGERRFTGVVRDVTERKRRESELRDRVAQQEALATFSQRALGDESLADLTDAAVELVADALGNDYCKVLELRPERDDLLLRAGVGWREGLVGSATVGTERDSQAGYTLLSAEPVVVEDLETEDRFTGPELLTSHDVRSGISTIIGSADDPWGILGTHDTATRSYADHEVQFVQSMAHILAAVVQRRERERRLERSEAMLDAVSDGVYALDADSRFVAVNDAYVELTGYDREQLLGAPASMVVGDDRIEESRRIQATLEKEGGVATMEGELPTADGGSVPVEARIAPLDLGGELGRVGVVRDVSDRKRREETLTALNEMLESLAEAESRTDICDLGVDAAVDVLGFPNAAVALYDGEGGSLASTVRRWRGNIDDELFGGRGDDVAWRAFVENEPKRLDDLPAAVDADTEMGSALVVPLGKHGVFLAASPDRAAFDATDRSLADVLCSNVRSALDRADREATLREQRNDLQAKNRELERVNRLNSVIREITKALTQASDREDVMQAVCERLTDAGPYRFAWFGTHDRVTDAVAPGARAGVEDGYLDAVTVNADDSDPHGRGPAGRAVRTKEPQVQNDLLGDPPFEPWREEALKRGYRASASVPVVYAGTLRGVLNLYAGETDVFDDRERTVLSELGETIGYALNALEQKQALVSERSVELDFRIRGTKNPVLAFVAETGAEFEFQDAVQRSDGRLHVFYAIRGAPADRALDFAADVPWVEDVRLVTERDGELLLEAVLTDESFLRSLVDRGGMPRSISATPDEGRFVIRVPQSANVRTFVDLFEGYYGEAQLVARRELDEPVMTRQDFESELADRLTERQAEVLRTAYFGGFFEWPRESTAQEVADSLDVSQPTVSRHIRGAERTLFGLLFDE; this is translated from the coding sequence ATGAACGGCCCGTATCGGTACGGGAAGGCGCCTCTCTCCCTCGCCCGAGTCCCGTTCGCGGCCGCCACCGGGTCGACCGGCGACGCCGTCGCCGACGGCGGCGTCGAGGGCGAGCACTTCCGGGCGCTCGCGGAGGAACTTGCGGACGCCGTCCTGGTCGTCGACACCGACAGCGTCGTTCACTACGCCAACCCGGCGGTCGAGGACCTGTTCGGTTACGCGCCCGAGGAACTCGTCGGCGAGCAGTTGACGGAACTTATGCCGCCGGACCTGGCCGAGCGCCACCGCGAGGGGATACGGCGCTACCTGCGGGAGGACGAGCGCCACGTCGACTGGCGCTACGTCGAACTCACGGGTGAGCGCCGGGACGGCACCGAGATACCGCTCGGGGTCTCGTTCAGCGAGTTCGCCGCCGACGGCGAGCGGCGGTTCACCGGCGTCGTCCGGGACGTCACCGAGCGCAAGCGCCGGGAGTCGGAGCTCCGGGACCGAGTGGCCCAGCAGGAGGCGCTCGCGACGTTCTCCCAGCGGGCGCTCGGCGACGAGTCGCTGGCCGACCTCACGGACGCGGCGGTCGAACTGGTGGCCGACGCGCTCGGCAACGACTACTGCAAGGTGCTCGAGCTCCGACCCGAGCGCGACGACCTGCTGCTCCGGGCGGGCGTCGGCTGGCGCGAGGGGCTGGTCGGGTCGGCGACCGTCGGCACCGAGCGCGACTCGCAGGCGGGCTACACCCTGCTGTCGGCCGAACCGGTCGTGGTCGAGGACCTCGAGACCGAGGACCGGTTCACCGGGCCCGAGCTGCTCACGTCCCACGACGTGCGCAGCGGCATCTCGACGATCATCGGGTCCGCCGACGACCCGTGGGGTATCCTGGGCACTCACGACACGGCGACGAGATCCTACGCCGACCACGAGGTGCAGTTCGTCCAGAGCATGGCGCACATCCTCGCGGCCGTCGTCCAGCGCCGCGAGCGCGAGCGTCGGCTCGAACGCTCCGAGGCGATGCTCGACGCGGTCAGCGACGGGGTGTACGCGCTCGACGCCGACTCCCGGTTCGTCGCCGTCAACGACGCCTACGTCGAGCTCACGGGGTACGACCGCGAGCAGTTGCTGGGGGCGCCCGCATCGATGGTCGTCGGCGACGACCGGATCGAGGAGAGCCGGCGGATACAGGCCACCCTCGAGAAAGAGGGCGGCGTGGCGACGATGGAGGGGGAGCTACCGACCGCAGACGGCGGTTCGGTCCCCGTCGAGGCCCGCATCGCGCCGCTGGACCTCGGCGGCGAACTGGGCCGGGTCGGGGTCGTCCGGGACGTCTCCGACCGGAAGCGCCGCGAGGAGACGCTCACCGCGCTCAACGAGATGCTGGAGTCGCTGGCCGAGGCCGAGAGCCGGACCGATATCTGCGACCTCGGCGTCGACGCGGCGGTCGATGTGCTGGGGTTTCCGAACGCCGCTGTGGCGCTGTACGACGGCGAGGGCGGCAGCCTGGCCTCGACGGTGCGGCGGTGGCGCGGCAATATCGACGACGAACTCTTCGGGGGTCGGGGCGACGACGTCGCCTGGCGCGCGTTCGTCGAGAACGAGCCGAAGCGATTGGACGACCTCCCCGCTGCGGTGGACGCCGACACCGAGATGGGGAGCGCGCTGGTCGTCCCGCTCGGCAAGCACGGGGTGTTCCTCGCCGCGTCGCCCGACCGGGCGGCGTTCGACGCGACCGACCGGTCGCTGGCCGACGTGCTGTGCTCGAACGTCCGGTCGGCGCTCGACCGGGCCGACCGGGAGGCCACGCTCCGGGAGCAGCGCAACGACCTCCAGGCCAAGAACCGCGAGCTCGAGCGGGTCAACCGACTCAACAGCGTCATCCGGGAGATAACCAAGGCGCTGACCCAGGCGTCCGACCGGGAGGACGTGATGCAGGCGGTGTGCGAACGGCTGACCGACGCCGGCCCCTACCGGTTCGCGTGGTTCGGCACGCACGACCGCGTCACCGACGCGGTCGCGCCCGGGGCGCGGGCGGGCGTCGAGGACGGCTACCTCGACGCCGTCACCGTGAACGCTGACGATTCGGACCCGCACGGTCGCGGTCCCGCGGGCCGGGCGGTCCGCACGAAGGAGCCCCAGGTCCAGAACGACCTGCTCGGCGACCCGCCGTTCGAGCCGTGGCGCGAGGAGGCGCTCAAGCGGGGCTACCGAGCGAGCGCGTCCGTGCCGGTCGTCTACGCCGGGACGCTCCGGGGCGTCCTCAACCTCTACGCCGGCGAGACCGACGTGTTCGACGACCGCGAGCGGACCGTGCTGTCGGAACTGGGCGAGACCATCGGCTACGCGCTCAACGCCCTGGAACAGAAGCAGGCGCTGGTCAGCGAGCGGTCGGTCGAGCTCGACTTCCGGATCCGGGGCACGAAGAACCCCGTCCTGGCCTTCGTGGCCGAGACCGGCGCGGAGTTCGAGTTCCAGGACGCCGTCCAGCGGAGCGACGGCCGCCTGCACGTCTTCTACGCCATCCGGGGTGCCCCGGCGGACCGGGCGCTCGACTTCGCCGCGGACGTCCCGTGGGTCGAGGACGTCCGCCTCGTGACCGAGCGCGACGGCGAGCTCCTTCTGGAGGCCGTGCTGACCGACGAGTCGTTCCTCCGGTCGCTGGTCGACCGCGGCGGGATGCCCCGGTCCATTTCGGCGACCCCCGACGAGGGCCGGTTCGTGATACGGGTTCCACAGAGCGCGAACGTCCGGACGTTCGTGGACCTCTTCGAGGGGTACTACGGCGAGGCCCAGCTGGTCGCCCGGCGGGAGCTCGACGAACCGGTGATGACCCGGCAGGACTTCGAGTCCGAACTCGCCGACCGGCTCACCGAGCGCCAGGCGGAGGTGCTCCGGACGGCCTACTTCGGCGGCTTCTTCGAGTGGCCCCGCGAGAGCACCGCCCAGGAGGTCGCCGACTCGCTCGACGTGTCACAGCCGACCGTCAGCCGCCACATCCGGGGCGCCGAACGAACCCTGTTCGGCCTGCTGTTCGACGAGTAA
- a CDS encoding ABC transporter substrate-binding protein, producing the protein MPSGNNGFDTTEQGSPGMNRRKWLQALGVAGVAGLAGCQGSDSPQDTTTGSTTTDDVGFGEETETEGTTTEAGELPEVGGTYTQAVSSSFDSLNFIYNTESTTNDMITLTLDSAYGFKPGQQMFPRWLELTTDDNRVYTAKLRENLQWSDPYGQLTAEDYVYLIKNVHQTEWAGSAARGDWYIDEEPIPVEKTGKYSFEIQLPEVDPAFPKRPAMWLMKTAPKELLKPYVDEQDAEGLEQDDELNSLSFTGNLGPYKLDSWKRQNKMVFTRNDEYYLREADDVKKAFSKAPYFETVETQIIKEESSRLSALKTGELDEAQIPPNKASNFKQQEDVYLNVTPQPYNVPLFYNQRANGWKPFRKQGVRQALGCAIDKKKFVKGVFRDYAEPEYTWQPKWSPWYDESKVVKYGTGDLYGPEATRSRMEKALSDTEYSYDGDTLVDGNDEQVELTLMYQSSQQTEVATAQFVKQEFAKNAGIKVKLNGVGATKFVRDYWQQQVPDNADSFEWSHGAYNAGPRDKATSKNGWDMARVYGLNTYPMTPTTNEVFFKKDGTYNPYGYYPSFDFASLFSQAKQETDPQKRKEILAEIFGKLSKDQPMGMLALNSDIYGYREGIEGPIEEFFSGWDFSTWHRNDE; encoded by the coding sequence ATGCCATCTGGCAACAACGGCTTTGATACCACAGAACAAGGCAGTCCGGGCATGAACCGGCGGAAGTGGCTCCAGGCGCTGGGCGTCGCTGGCGTCGCCGGTCTCGCCGGCTGCCAGGGCTCGGACAGTCCGCAGGACACGACGACCGGGTCGACGACGACCGACGACGTCGGGTTCGGCGAGGAGACCGAGACCGAAGGAACGACCACCGAGGCTGGCGAACTCCCCGAGGTCGGCGGGACCTACACGCAGGCGGTCTCCTCCAGCTTCGACTCGCTGAACTTCATCTACAACACCGAGTCGACGACGAACGACATGATCACGCTGACCCTGGACAGCGCCTACGGCTTCAAACCGGGCCAGCAGATGTTCCCGCGGTGGCTCGAACTCACCACCGACGACAACCGGGTCTACACGGCGAAGCTCCGCGAGAACCTCCAGTGGAGCGACCCCTACGGCCAGCTGACCGCCGAGGACTACGTCTACCTCATCAAGAACGTCCACCAGACCGAGTGGGCCGGCAGCGCGGCCCGAGGCGACTGGTACATCGACGAGGAGCCGATCCCGGTCGAGAAGACCGGCAAGTACTCCTTCGAGATTCAGCTTCCGGAGGTCGACCCCGCGTTCCCCAAGCGGCCGGCCATGTGGCTGATGAAGACGGCGCCCAAGGAACTGCTCAAGCCCTACGTCGACGAGCAGGACGCGGAGGGGCTGGAGCAGGACGATGAGCTCAATTCGCTGTCGTTCACCGGGAACCTCGGCCCCTACAAGCTCGACAGCTGGAAGCGCCAGAACAAGATGGTCTTCACGCGCAACGACGAGTACTACCTGCGCGAGGCCGACGACGTCAAGAAGGCGTTCTCGAAGGCCCCGTACTTCGAGACGGTCGAGACCCAGATCATCAAGGAGGAGAGCTCGCGGCTCTCCGCGCTCAAGACGGGGGAACTCGACGAGGCCCAGATTCCGCCGAACAAGGCCTCGAACTTCAAGCAGCAGGAGGACGTCTACCTGAACGTCACGCCCCAGCCGTACAACGTCCCGCTGTTCTACAACCAGCGCGCCAACGGCTGGAAGCCGTTCCGCAAGCAGGGCGTCCGGCAGGCGCTGGGCTGCGCCATCGACAAGAAGAAATTCGTCAAGGGCGTGTTCCGCGACTACGCCGAGCCCGAGTACACCTGGCAGCCCAAGTGGTCGCCCTGGTACGACGAAAGCAAGGTCGTCAAGTACGGCACCGGCGACCTCTACGGCCCCGAGGCGACCCGCTCGCGGATGGAGAAGGCGCTCAGCGACACCGAGTACAGCTACGACGGCGACACGCTGGTCGACGGCAACGACGAGCAGGTCGAGCTGACGCTGATGTACCAGTCGAGCCAGCAGACCGAGGTCGCGACCGCCCAGTTCGTCAAGCAGGAGTTCGCGAAGAACGCGGGCATCAAGGTCAAGCTCAACGGCGTCGGCGCCACCAAGTTCGTCCGCGACTACTGGCAGCAGCAGGTGCCGGACAACGCGGACTCGTTCGAGTGGAGCCACGGCGCGTACAACGCCGGCCCGCGCGACAAGGCGACCAGCAAGAACGGCTGGGACATGGCCCGCGTCTACGGCCTCAACACCTACCCGATGACGCCGACCACCAACGAGGTCTTCTTCAAGAAGGACGGCACGTACAACCCGTACGGCTACTACCCGTCCTTCGACTTCGCGAGCCTCTTCAGCCAGGCCAAGCAGGAGACCGACCCCCAGAAGCGCAAGGAGATCCTCGCCGAGATCTTCGGCAAGCTCTCGAAGGACCAGCCGATGGGGATGTTGGCGCTCAACTCCGACATCTACGGCTACCGCGAGGGCATCGAGGGCCCCATCGAGGAGTTCTTCAGCGGCTGGGACTTCTCGACGTGGCACCGTAACGACGAGTAA
- a CDS encoding DJ-1/PfpI family protein — protein sequence MTSVLFVVSEEGYWGEECVDPLETLSETEASIDVATPSGGKPVVDDRSVDPENVGEETAEWVEEVHSSDERLQNPMPLAAADADQYDAVVFPGGHGTEWDVNQDKHARALLREAVEGDDQKALVVCHAVGLLAFARDSDGGMLVDGRNVTGFPNEWEENIVDDQDLMPDGRKLPYWVEDEVTAAGGNWDAELDADESVTVDGDLITARGPESSHAGVTALVEALGVTRPA from the coding sequence ATGACATCCGTACTGTTCGTCGTGAGCGAGGAGGGGTACTGGGGCGAAGAGTGCGTCGACCCGCTGGAGACGCTCTCGGAGACCGAGGCCAGCATCGACGTCGCGACGCCGTCCGGCGGCAAGCCGGTGGTCGACGACCGCTCCGTCGACCCGGAGAACGTCGGCGAGGAGACCGCAGAGTGGGTCGAGGAGGTCCACAGTTCCGACGAGCGCCTCCAGAACCCGATGCCGCTGGCCGCCGCGGACGCCGACCAGTACGACGCTGTGGTGTTCCCCGGCGGGCACGGCACCGAGTGGGACGTCAACCAGGACAAGCACGCCCGCGCCCTGCTGCGCGAAGCGGTCGAGGGCGACGACCAGAAGGCGCTGGTCGTGTGTCACGCGGTCGGCCTCCTCGCGTTCGCCCGCGACAGCGACGGCGGCATGCTCGTCGACGGTCGGAACGTGACCGGTTTCCCCAACGAGTGGGAGGAGAACATCGTCGACGACCAGGACCTGATGCCAGACGGCCGGAAACTGCCCTACTGGGTCGAGGACGAGGTCACGGCCGCCGGCGGTAACTGGGACGCCGAACTCGACGCCGACGAGAGCGTCACCGTCGACGGCGACCTCATCACGGCCCGCGGGCCCGAGTCGTCACACGCCGGCGTGACGGCGCTCGTCGAGGCGCTCGGCGTGACCCGGCCGGCGTAA
- a CDS encoding DUF2298 domain-containing protein: MEYALVLLWFVAFQALAFVALPLAARLFPGFPDRGAAFALPVALVVSTLVAYWVGHLSFGRWTAFLGVGAVAALSGVVLWSDRSLRPGADDAPPMDTRAYVETIIVFGVAFALLVAVRAVDPSVHPGGGEKFLDFGILKSLLRADVLPPQDMWWAGEHVLYYYGGHLMAALLAQLTGTEAEFAYNLALSGFYAALVTAAYGLAGAMADARGASRRIAGALGAFFVGFAANLVTAVTGLVWLLPAPTDRRVADWLAEPLGDSSSSGLVADGLDAFGYWAPSRVIPGTINEFPLFSFLNGDLHAHMVSTPFLLLVAALGFAYYRTRPGALRRRRALAFGAFPLVVGLLGLVNVWSFPTGLGVVWLAVVFAPADPLTLFPGVAADEAAEPVTDGGAGASAGDGAASGIDFALLAEARRVGAAFAATAAVAVAAIAWVAPFVFGILLRSTGNRSIAVLPEQSSAVGLLLVHGAFIATFAAFLWPRAKAAFDVDPVRFGLLAAALMGWAWVVDYPVLVLVVPLLAVGWLMLRTVGDAVDAGGVGYETVLVVAGAGLVTLVEFVYVQDSAAGGRFNTVFKVYMQVWVLWATAAGAALGTLVASSGPTDWALPRVGIDRSDVMGGLAAVLVVSTALYGGLALGGHFTAEGHRTDDPTLAGKAFVEDRHPGEAAAIAWLDAKAGQPHIVSTPGREVYTWTSPASSLTGLPTVIGWVYHEGIYRGHETAEFRAEEVDLIYTGTWADRAELLQKHDAKYIYVGPRARERYAAENLRFGQYPGIEPVFDRGEVVIYRVHQSRL, encoded by the coding sequence ATGGAGTACGCGCTCGTCCTGCTGTGGTTCGTCGCCTTCCAGGCGCTCGCGTTCGTCGCGCTGCCGCTCGCCGCCCGGCTGTTCCCCGGCTTCCCCGACCGGGGAGCGGCGTTCGCCCTCCCGGTGGCGCTGGTGGTCTCGACCCTCGTCGCCTACTGGGTCGGCCACCTCTCGTTCGGTCGGTGGACCGCGTTCCTCGGCGTCGGCGCCGTCGCCGCGCTCTCGGGGGTCGTCCTGTGGAGCGACCGTTCGCTCCGCCCCGGTGCGGACGACGCCCCGCCGATGGACACGCGCGCGTACGTTGAAACAATAATCGTCTTCGGCGTCGCGTTCGCGCTCCTGGTCGCGGTCCGGGCCGTCGACCCGTCGGTCCACCCCGGCGGCGGCGAGAAGTTCCTCGACTTCGGCATCCTCAAGTCGCTGTTGCGGGCCGACGTCCTGCCGCCGCAGGACATGTGGTGGGCCGGCGAACACGTCCTCTACTACTACGGCGGCCACCTCATGGCAGCCCTGCTCGCCCAGCTCACGGGCACCGAGGCCGAGTTCGCCTACAACCTCGCGCTCTCGGGGTTCTACGCCGCGCTGGTCACGGCGGCGTACGGACTCGCGGGGGCGATGGCCGACGCCCGCGGCGCCTCGCGCCGGATCGCGGGCGCGCTCGGGGCGTTCTTCGTCGGCTTCGCGGCCAACCTGGTCACGGCGGTCACGGGGCTGGTCTGGCTGCTGCCGGCGCCCACGGACCGGCGGGTCGCCGACTGGCTCGCCGAACCGCTCGGCGACTCCTCGTCGAGCGGCCTCGTGGCCGACGGACTCGACGCGTTCGGCTACTGGGCGCCGAGCCGGGTGATCCCCGGCACCATCAACGAGTTCCCGCTGTTCTCGTTCCTCAACGGCGACCTCCACGCCCACATGGTCAGCACGCCGTTCCTGCTGCTGGTCGCGGCGCTCGGGTTCGCGTACTACCGGACCCGGCCCGGCGCGCTCCGGCGCCGGCGCGCGCTCGCGTTCGGCGCCTTCCCGCTCGTCGTCGGCCTGCTCGGCCTCGTCAACGTCTGGAGCTTCCCGACCGGCCTCGGCGTGGTGTGGCTCGCGGTCGTGTTCGCGCCCGCCGACCCGCTGACGCTGTTCCCCGGCGTCGCCGCCGACGAGGCGGCCGAACCGGTCACCGACGGCGGAGCCGGTGCGAGCGCGGGCGACGGAGCGGCGAGCGGAATCGACTTCGCACTCCTAGCGGAGGCCCGTCGGGTCGGCGCCGCGTTCGCCGCCACGGCCGCGGTAGCGGTCGCCGCTATCGCCTGGGTCGCCCCGTTCGTGTTCGGCATCCTGCTGCGCTCGACCGGCAACCGCAGCATCGCGGTGCTGCCCGAGCAGTCCAGCGCCGTCGGCCTGCTGCTCGTCCACGGCGCGTTCATCGCGACGTTCGCGGCGTTCCTCTGGCCCCGGGCGAAGGCGGCGTTCGACGTCGACCCCGTCCGGTTCGGACTGCTGGCCGCGGCGCTGATGGGGTGGGCATGGGTCGTGGACTACCCGGTGCTGGTGCTGGTAGTCCCGCTGCTGGCGGTCGGCTGGCTCATGCTCCGGACGGTCGGCGACGCGGTCGACGCCGGCGGCGTCGGCTACGAGACGGTGCTGGTGGTCGCGGGCGCCGGCCTCGTCACGCTGGTGGAGTTCGTCTACGTCCAGGACAGCGCGGCGGGCGGCCGGTTCAACACCGTGTTCAAGGTGTACATGCAGGTGTGGGTGCTCTGGGCGACCGCCGCGGGCGCAGCGCTGGGGACCCTGGTCGCCTCGTCCGGTCCGACAGACTGGGCGCTCCCCCGCGTCGGAATCGACCGCTCGGACGTCATGGGCGGGCTGGCGGCGGTGCTGGTCGTCTCGACCGCGCTGTACGGCGGACTGGCGCTCGGCGGTCACTTCACCGCCGAGGGCCACCGCACCGACGACCCGACGCTGGCGGGCAAGGCGTTCGTCGAGGACCGTCACCCGGGCGAGGCGGCCGCCATCGCGTGGCTCGACGCGAAGGCGGGCCAGCCTCACATCGTCTCGACGCCCGGCCGGGAGGTGTACACCTGGACCAGCCCCGCCTCGTCGCTGACCGGCCTGCCGACGGTCATCGGCTGGGTCTACCACGAGGGCATCTACCGGGGCCACGAGACGGCGGAGTTCCGGGCCGAGGAGGTCGACCTGATCTACACCGGGACGTGGGCCGACCGGGCAGAACTGCTCCAGAAGCACGACGCGAAGTACATCTACGTCGGCCCCCGGGCCCGCGAGCGGTACGCCGCCGAGAACCTCCGCTTCGGCCAGTACCCGGGCATCGAACCGGTGTTCGACCGAGGCGAGGTCGTCATCTACCGCGTCCACCAGTCGCGGCTCTGA
- a CDS encoding ABC transporter permease gives MGMRWYVARRLMWTFVVTFIIISITWGLLAAAPDKDIIEAKQKAAQAGQSAEAAEERLNKLRGYDRPLWQRYTDYMVDTFTLNWGWSDSRGQPVTEAILTSLYYTAQYSIPWTILTMVIGASVGLYSAVNQYTKKDHVATFFAFFGMSIPNFWFGIMLLLVFAVQLGWVPVIYNSDVPVFSWANVKQLILPVFVLVTGSIGTYMRVTRNEAAEYLNTDFVKTARAKGADNTRILTRHILRPASVPMSTTFVGSMIALFIGSSYLVEVVFGIPGLGLLTIEAIRSQDTALVIGTSFIGIFASVIGNLLQDIVYTLLDPRIGYGDR, from the coding sequence ATGGGCATGAGATGGTACGTGGCTCGCAGGTTGATGTGGACGTTCGTGGTGACGTTTATCATCATCTCCATCACCTGGGGGCTGCTCGCGGCGGCACCGGACAAGGACATCATCGAGGCCAAGCAGAAGGCCGCACAGGCGGGTCAGAGCGCCGAAGCGGCGGAGGAGCGCCTCAACAAGCTGCGAGGGTACGACCGGCCGCTCTGGCAGCGCTACACCGACTACATGGTCGACACGTTCACCCTCAACTGGGGGTGGTCGGACAGCAGGGGCCAACCCGTGACGGAGGCCATACTGACCTCGCTGTACTACACGGCCCAGTACTCCATCCCGTGGACGATACTGACGATGGTCATCGGCGCGAGCGTCGGCCTCTACTCGGCGGTCAACCAGTACACGAAGAAGGACCACGTCGCGACCTTCTTCGCGTTCTTCGGGATGTCGATCCCGAACTTCTGGTTCGGCATCATGCTGCTGCTGGTGTTCGCGGTCCAACTCGGCTGGGTACCCGTGATCTACAACAGCGACGTCCCGGTGTTCAGCTGGGCGAACGTCAAGCAGCTCATCCTGCCGGTGTTCGTGCTGGTGACCGGCTCCATCGGCACGTACATGCGGGTCACGCGCAACGAGGCCGCGGAGTATCTCAACACGGACTTCGTCAAGACGGCGCGCGCGAAGGGTGCCGACAACACCCGCATCCTGACCCGCCACATCCTGCGGCCCGCATCGGTGCCGATGTCGACGACGTTCGTCGGCTCGATGATCGCGCTGTTCATCGGCTCGTCGTACCTGGTCGAGGTCGTGTTCGGGATTCCCGGGCTCGGCCTGCTGACCATCGAGGCGATCCGGTCCCAGGACACCGCCCTGGTGATCGGGACCTCGTTCATCGGCATCTTCGCCTCGGTCATCGGCAACCTCCTGCAGGACATCGTGTACACGCTGCTCGACCCGCGCATCGGGTACGGTGATCGGTGA
- a CDS encoding HalOD1 output domain-containing protein — translation MSQSISGDTFGKESVSQRVIDAVAEATGRDPTDVGPLYHVIDPDALDRLFAATGAGGRNGGHVEFAFAGCDVVVRGSGSVEVTEHSVATGLGDETR, via the coding sequence ATGAGTCAGAGCATCAGCGGGGACACCTTCGGGAAGGAGTCGGTAAGCCAGCGCGTCATCGATGCGGTCGCCGAGGCGACGGGGAGGGACCCGACCGACGTCGGACCTCTCTACCACGTCATCGACCCGGACGCGCTCGACCGGCTGTTCGCCGCGACGGGCGCGGGCGGCCGGAACGGGGGCCACGTGGAGTTCGCGTTCGCCGGCTGCGACGTCGTCGTCCGGGGAAGCGGCAGTGTGGAGGTGACCGAGCACTCCGTCGCGACCGGGCTCGGCGACGAGACCCGGTGA
- a CDS encoding DUF7576 family protein produces the protein MTDECARCGSPVPAEEWHPVATVRDDDGTVEIYDFCSEACRTAWVDVENADD, from the coding sequence ATGACGGACGAGTGCGCTCGGTGCGGGAGCCCAGTTCCGGCCGAGGAGTGGCATCCGGTCGCGACCGTCCGCGACGACGACGGCACCGTCGAGATCTACGACTTCTGCTCGGAGGCGTGCCGCACGGCGTGGGTCGACGTCGAGAACGCCGACGACTGA
- a CDS encoding ABC transporter permease → MATQNSPNDTFEDVDWDEETSGHGLSLSTRDKGLAAVLAAMTGLFIYDALIVPDGEPTFGAVGWSYSVSQLDWLFALTLVALFFFAVVPMYQNPRMTRYYWEEFKKNRPAMVSLGYLITIFVVGIVGPLFISKPELALLEKYQPPMFTAVDTSYVIECAGEVSNGLCHGSTQYPLGTTGDGKSIFKIVVYGMQVSMKIGLISALLVMVIGSVVGTVAAYAGGLVDEVLMRYVDIQMVFPTFIAYLLITYMYEPSLFLFVLMFGGLTWGNNARYVRSNALQKTEEEYIKAAKTSGASTWHIIRRHLIPNTASSIITDLTLLIPSFILFEASLSFLGLGDPTVPSWGQVIAAGRSDLSFAWWISTIPGIFLFFTILAYNFLGDALLDALNPQADSESET, encoded by the coding sequence ATGGCGACGCAGAACTCTCCGAACGACACGTTCGAGGACGTCGACTGGGACGAGGAGACGAGCGGTCACGGCCTCTCGCTTTCGACCCGGGACAAGGGGCTGGCGGCCGTGCTCGCCGCGATGACCGGCCTGTTCATCTACGACGCCCTGATCGTGCCGGACGGCGAACCCACGTTCGGCGCCGTCGGCTGGTCGTACAGCGTCTCCCAGCTCGACTGGCTGTTCGCGCTGACGCTGGTGGCGCTGTTCTTCTTCGCGGTCGTCCCGATGTACCAGAACCCGCGGATGACGCGGTACTACTGGGAGGAGTTCAAGAAGAACAGGCCCGCGATGGTGAGTCTGGGCTATCTGATCACCATCTTCGTCGTCGGCATCGTCGGGCCGCTGTTCATCAGCAAGCCGGAACTGGCGCTGCTGGAGAAGTACCAGCCGCCGATGTTCACTGCGGTCGACACGTCGTACGTGATCGAGTGCGCCGGCGAGGTGTCGAACGGGCTGTGCCACGGCAGCACGCAGTACCCGCTCGGGACGACCGGCGACGGCAAGAGCATCTTCAAGATCGTCGTCTACGGGATGCAGGTCAGCATGAAGATCGGGCTCATCTCCGCGCTGCTGGTGATGGTCATCGGCAGCGTCGTCGGCACCGTCGCGGCGTACGCCGGCGGGCTGGTCGACGAGGTGCTGATGCGGTACGTCGACATCCAGATGGTCTTCCCGACCTTCATCGCGTACCTGCTCATCACCTACATGTACGAGCCGAGCCTGTTCCTGTTCGTGCTGATGTTCGGCGGGCTCACCTGGGGCAACAACGCGCGATACGTGCGCTCGAACGCGCTCCAGAAGACCGAAGAGGAGTACATCAAGGCGGCCAAGACCAGCGGCGCGAGCACGTGGCACATCATCCGGCGCCACCTGATCCCGAACACCGCCAGCAGCATCATCACCGACCTCACGCTGCTGATTCCGTCGTTCATCCTGTTCGAGGCGTCGCTGTCGTTCCTCGGCCTGGGCGACCCGACGGTCCCGTCCTGGGGCCAGGTCATCGCCGCCGGGCGGAGCGACCTCTCGTTCGCGTGGTGGATCTCGACGATTCCGGGGATCTTCCTGTTCTTCACGATCCTCGCGTACAACTTCCTCGGGGACGCGCTGCTCGACGCGCTCAACCCGCAAGCCGACTCGGAGTCCGAGACGTAA